From a single Pseudomonas cremoricolorata genomic region:
- a CDS encoding CopD family protein, with the protein MLVHALPYTLHVLASLIWVGGMFFAWMVLRPATAKALEGPARLRLWGEVFPRFFGWVWVAVTTLAISGVVLIHSRFSGFETAPRYVQWMIGGAIVMVAVFLRIHALLLPQLREALAREDWAAGASALARIRRMVGINLLLGLLVVAVASARWSF; encoded by the coding sequence ATGCTCGTCCATGCCCTGCCCTACACATTGCACGTCCTGGCTTCGCTGATCTGGGTCGGCGGCATGTTCTTCGCCTGGATGGTGCTGCGCCCGGCCACGGCCAAGGCGCTGGAGGGGCCAGCGCGGTTGCGCCTGTGGGGGGAAGTTTTCCCACGTTTCTTCGGATGGGTCTGGGTGGCAGTGACGACCTTGGCGATCAGCGGTGTGGTGCTGATCCACAGCCGTTTCAGCGGCTTCGAGACCGCGCCGCGCTACGTGCAATGGATGATCGGCGGCGCCATCGTCATGGTCGCGGTGTTTCTGCGCATCCATGCCTTGCTGCTGCCACAACTGCGTGAAGCGCTCGCCAGGGAGGACTGGGCGGCCGGGGCCAGCGCGCTGGCGCGTATCCGACGGATGGTGGGCATCAACCTGCTGCTGGGACTGCTGGTGGTGGCCGTTGCCAGCGCCCGCTGGAGCTTCTGA
- a CDS encoding DUF1145 domain-containing protein: MGLILNLGKALTVLFWGVVLFNHLLPQAMPFSLLIKAAGLALFGLHVLEVLCFNASLRGRSHRWFDRLQILLTGMFHVMSLPRPAPRS, from the coding sequence ATGGGCCTGATCCTCAACCTGGGCAAGGCCCTGACCGTGCTGTTCTGGGGCGTGGTGCTGTTCAATCACCTGTTGCCCCAGGCCATGCCGTTCAGTCTGCTGATCAAGGCTGCGGGGTTGGCGCTGTTCGGCCTGCACGTGCTGGAGGTGCTGTGCTTCAACGCCAGCCTGCGCGGTCGCAGTCATCGTTGGTTCGACCGTCTGCAGATTCTGCTCACCGGCATGTTCCACGTCATGTCGCTGCCCAGGCCTGCGCCGCGCAGTTGA
- a CDS encoding OmpA family protein — MSTVRTAVPLILLASLMTGCAGLQKTDWPKCAAVGGVGGAALGAIESSSWAGWGALLGGGLAAGYCWAHGDGDEDGDGVPDSRDKCPGTPRGVQVDATGCPLKAPEPAPVVEEVIVVEKEEVIVIRDVHFEFDSARLTATDKERLNTIATRLKQEAASARLSVTGHTDSVGADSYNQKLSDRRAHSVTDYLIGSGVPRSSFVSVTGAGESQPVADNATAEGRAMNRRTEIKIDR; from the coding sequence ATGAGTACAGTTCGCACCGCGGTACCTCTGATTTTGCTTGCCAGCCTGATGACCGGCTGCGCCGGCCTGCAGAAAACCGACTGGCCCAAGTGCGCTGCCGTAGGCGGTGTCGGCGGTGCCGCCCTGGGCGCCATCGAAAGCTCCAGCTGGGCGGGCTGGGGTGCGTTGCTCGGCGGCGGCCTGGCAGCTGGCTACTGTTGGGCCCACGGCGATGGTGACGAGGACGGTGATGGCGTACCGGACAGTCGCGACAAGTGCCCGGGCACGCCGCGCGGGGTCCAGGTCGATGCCACCGGCTGTCCGCTCAAGGCGCCGGAGCCGGCCCCGGTAGTCGAGGAAGTGATAGTGGTCGAGAAAGAAGAGGTGATCGTGATTCGCGATGTGCACTTCGAGTTCGATTCGGCGCGCCTGACCGCCACCGACAAAGAGCGCCTCAACACCATTGCCACGCGCCTCAAGCAAGAGGCTGCCAGCGCGCGCCTGAGCGTCACCGGGCATACCGACAGCGTCGGGGCCGACAGCTACAACCAGAAACTATCGGACCGTCGCGCCCATTCGGTGACCGATTACCTGATCGGCAGCGGCGTGCCGCGCAGCAGTTTCGTCTCGGTCACAGGTGCCGGGGAAAGCCAGCCGGTGGCCGACAACGCAACCGCCGAAGGCCGGGCGATGAACCGTCGCACGGAAATCAAGATCGACCGTTGA
- a CDS encoding DUF6231 family protein, with translation MTLNISQRTPQQALAALLERVAPQRLLLVGSHFPALDAFAQAHPQTLIEHVPAATLPAPVAAQRYDLAVLVECLEHLPKRTGLELLGGIRNLNASKVAVLADLQACGWQDTDFYALALSASEKFTRDAQQLCLFTYDLRDYKQVPDWLNARFWANPENFGKYWW, from the coding sequence ATGACCCTGAATATTTCCCAGCGAACGCCGCAGCAGGCCCTTGCCGCGCTGCTCGAGCGTGTCGCGCCGCAGCGGCTGTTGCTGGTCGGCAGCCACTTCCCGGCCCTGGACGCGTTCGCCCAGGCCCATCCGCAGACGCTCATCGAACACGTGCCCGCTGCGACCTTGCCCGCCCCTGTCGCTGCACAGCGCTATGACCTGGCCGTGCTGGTCGAGTGCCTGGAACATCTGCCCAAGCGCACGGGTCTGGAACTGCTGGGCGGCATCCGCAATCTGAACGCCAGCAAAGTGGCGGTGCTGGCCGATCTGCAAGCCTGTGGCTGGCAAGACACCGACTTCTATGCCCTGGCCCTGTCGGCCAGCGAGAAATTCACTCGCGACGCCCAGCAGTTGTGCCTGTTCACCTATGATCTACGTGACTACAAACAGGTCCCGGACTGGCTCAACGCACGGTTCTGGGCCAACCCGGAAAATTTTGGCAAGTACTGGTGGTGA
- a CDS encoding YchJ family protein, with product MSVSVCPCGSGNLLDACCGHWHAGTPAPDAQALMRSRYSAYVLGLIDYLHDTTLPAQQPGLDRAAISAWSAQSTWLGLEVESAEVFGGQPEHAFVTFTARWHDADGDHQHRERSAFVQHAGRWYFIDPTVPLKVGRNDLCPCASGQKFKKCCASYLAG from the coding sequence ATGAGTGTTTCGGTCTGCCCCTGTGGCAGTGGCAACCTGCTCGATGCCTGCTGCGGTCACTGGCACGCCGGCACCCCGGCGCCCGATGCCCAGGCACTGATGCGTTCACGGTATAGCGCCTACGTGCTGGGCCTGATCGACTACCTGCACGACACCACCCTGCCCGCGCAGCAGCCCGGTCTGGACCGCGCTGCAATCAGTGCCTGGAGCGCCCAGAGCACCTGGCTGGGGCTGGAAGTGGAAAGCGCCGAGGTGTTCGGCGGCCAGCCGGAACATGCCTTCGTCACCTTCACCGCGCGCTGGCATGACGCCGATGGCGATCACCAACACCGCGAGCGCTCGGCATTCGTCCAGCACGCCGGGCGCTGGTACTTCATCGACCCGACCGTACCGCTGAAGGTCGGTCGCAACGACCTCTGCCCCTGCGCCAGCGGGCAGAAGTTCAAGAAATGCTGCGCCAGCTACCTGGCCGGGTGA